Genomic segment of Synechococcus sp. A15-28:
ATGGGTTATGCCTACCGCGTCGACGGCCCTCGAGAGCCCTGGAACGGCAATCGTTTTGATCCCGACAAGGTTTTGGTGGATCCATATTCCAAGGGGAACAGTTTTGCGCGTTGGGATCGGGGAGCTGCCTGCACGCCCGGCGACAATCTGCACAAATCAATGCGCAGTGTTGTTATCGACACCAACAACTACGACTGGGAAGGGGACCAACCACTGAAAAAACCAATGGCTGAGACCATTGTTTATGAGATGCACGTCGGTGGCTTCACAAAAAGCCCCACGAGTGGCGTTAAACATCCCGGAACTTATCTTGGCCTGATTGAGAAAATCCCCTATCTCAAGGAACTGGGAATAACGGCCGTTGAGCTGCTGCCTGTTTGCAGTTTCGACCACACCGATATCACCAAGGTCCACGAAGGACGCAAATTGGTGAATTACTGGGGCTACAGCACTATGGGATACTTTGCCCCCCATCAAGGATATTGCGTCAACCCAGACACAAGTCAACATATCAATGAATTCCGAGACATGGTAAAGGCCCTGCATCAAGCAGGAATCGAAGTCATCCTGGACGTTGTATACAACCACACAGACGAAGGCAATCATCAAGGTCCAACATTTAGCTTCAAAGGGATCGACAACTCTTCGTATTACTACCTCACTGGACCGGATGGATCTCGTGAGTTTTACTATGACTACACAGGTTGCGGAAACACCTTTAACTGCAATCACCCTGTTGGAGAAAAACTGATCATCGACTCCCTTCGATTCTGGGTCGAAGAGATGCATGTTGACGGCTTCCGTTTTGATGAAGGGTCGGTGTTGAGTCGAGGGGAAGATGGAGTTCCACTGGAGCATCCTCCAGTCATCTGGGCGATTGAACTCGACGATTTGCTCGGTCAATCCAAAGTGATCGCTGAGGCTTGGGATGCTGCTGGCTTGTACCAAATC
This window contains:
- a CDS encoding isoamylase, whose translation is MTISAPPALASLRGNPLEPQGTPFRRFIGSPHPFGSTVESEGVNFSLYSSSATSVQLLIFTKPDDLEPSKVIDLDRNNNRSFNIWHTFIEGVKPGMGYAYRVDGPREPWNGNRFDPDKVLVDPYSKGNSFARWDRGAACTPGDNLHKSMRSVVIDTNNYDWEGDQPLKKPMAETIVYEMHVGGFTKSPTSGVKHPGTYLGLIEKIPYLKELGITAVELLPVCSFDHTDITKVHEGRKLVNYWGYSTMGYFAPHQGYCVNPDTSQHINEFRDMVKALHQAGIEVILDVVYNHTDEGNHQGPTFSFKGIDNSSYYYLTGPDGSREFYYDYTGCGNTFNCNHPVGEKLIIDSLRFWVEEMHVDGFRFDEGSVLSRGEDGVPLEHPPVIWAIELDDLLGQSKVIAEAWDAAGLYQIGSFPGARWAEWNGKYRDCIRNFIKGEPGIIGEVAGRITGSADLYQGRHHEPTNSVNFVTAHDGFTLYDLTAYKEKHNWANGEGNNDGIDDNVSWNCGAEGETNDQWINGSMIFANARSRISQPSTCFQSVFR